From the genome of Saccopteryx bilineata isolate mSacBil1 chromosome 6, mSacBil1_pri_phased_curated, whole genome shotgun sequence, one region includes:
- the LOC136309404 gene encoding LOW QUALITY PROTEIN: GTPase IMAP family member 6-like (The sequence of the model RefSeq protein was modified relative to this genomic sequence to represent the inferred CDS: deleted 2 bases in 1 codon; substituted 1 base at 1 genomic stop codon), which translates to MEMGLKSPGSGQECFQTVKFLFRGYWPPHHSALPTTWASAILTARPSPGTSPGASMPSTLQPAPHCCLPLMPSALLATHLPMAPGHLPSAPGHDCRPASASLPLPPPHRAAPDPRSTCIPSVPQAAGRLHLTRAIVEEEYELTPPDSPTAVLPQRPEQDVSGGPREEEXTPQRLRLILVGKTRTSGKSGIRNSILVRAAFLPSQLSAKPVTTAVCSGTRDWAGKTLEVIDTPDVLSPQLPLAEATRGCCAAITSSSPGPHAVLLVTELGRFTAEDQQVVQRLQEVFGVGVLAYTVLVFTRKEDLDGGSLDEYLRETDNRELAWLDAVCGRRHCGFNNRAEGAEQEAQLQELLRQVGVVLWEHEGRHYSNEMYRHCGQTLLGDGQGRWSAPGHGAEDRPQDESCWEGLRLIQRASEDTHKRLLRGAPI; encoded by the exons ATGGAGATGGGACTGAAGTCTCCTGGCTCCGGGCAGGAGTGTTTCCAAACTGTGAAGTTCCTGTTCCGAGGCTACTGGCCCCCTCACCACAGCGCCCTCCCAACTACCTGGGCCTCCGCCATCCTCACTGCCAGGCCTTCCCCAGGGACCAGCCCCGGCGCCAGCATGCCCAGCACCCTGCAGCCAGCCCCGCACTGCTGCCTACCACTCATGCCCTCTGCACTGCTGGCCACACATCTCCCCATGGCCCCGGGACATCTCCCCAGCGCCCCGGGACACGACTGCAGACCtgcttctgcatctctgccccttcctcctcctcacagGGCAGCCCCGGACCCGCGGTCCACCTGTATACCATCCGTTCCTCAGGCTGCAGGGCGACTGCACCTTACCCGTGCAATC GTGGAGGAAGAGTATGAGCTGACTCCCCCGGACAGTCCCACAGCTgtgctgccccagcgccctgagcaAGACGTGTCTGGAG GCCCCAGGGAGGAGGAGTAGACCCCCCAGAGGCTGAGGCTCATCCTGGTGGGGAAAACCCGCACCAGCGGAAAAAGCGGGATAAGGAACagcatcctggtcagggcagcaTTC CTCCCATCCCAGCTCAGCGCTAAACCAGTGACCACGGCCGTCTGCAGCGGGACCAGAGACTGGGCCGGGAAGACACTGGAGGTGATCGACACCCCCGATGTGTTGTCCCCGCAGCTCCCACTAGCTGAGGCCACTCGGGGCTGCTGTGCGGCCatcacctcctcctccccagggccACACGCGGTGCTCCTGGTGACAGAGCTGGGCCGGTTCACCGCGGAGGACCAGCAGGTGGTCCAGCGCCTGCAGGAGGTCTTTGGAGTGGGCGTCCTGGCCTACACCGTCCTGGTGTTCACGCGGAAGGAGGACCTGGACGGTGGCTCTCTGGACGAGTACCTGCGGGAGACCGACAACCGGGAGCTGGCCTGGCTGGACGCTGTCTGCGGGCGCCGCCACTGTGGCTTCAACAACAGGGCGGAGGGCGCGGAGCAGGAGGCCCAGCTGCAGGAGCTCCTGCGGCAGGTCGGGGTGGTCCTGTGGGAGCACGAGGGCCGCCACTACAGCAACGAGATGTACCGACACTGCGGACAAACCCTGCTCGGGGACGGGCAGGGCCGGTGGTCAGCCCCGGGCCACGGCGCGGAGGACAGGCCCCAGGACGAGTCCTGCTGGGAGGGCCTGAGACTCATCCAGAGGGCATCTGAGGACACTCACAAACGCCTCCTAAGGGGGGCACCCATCTGA